CCCTGATTCCGACAGGTAAATTGCAACCTGTTGCAGGTACTGCTTTCGATTTTAACAAAGCCAAATTAATAGGCAAACAAATTGGCGATAACGATGAGCAACTGAAATTTGGTAAAGGTTACGACCATAATTTTGCCTTAACCCATCACGATGGTAAAACACCGGTGGCTGTGGTAAAAAGTGCTAAAACGGGTATTATCTTATCGGTTATTACCACCGAGCCTGGCTTGCAGTTTTATAGCGGTAATTTCTTAACGGGTGTTGATAAAGATGGTAAAGGGGGTAAATCGTATCCACACCGTTCGGCTTTCTGTTTAGAAACGCAACACTTCCCTGATGCACCAAACCACCCGAATTTTGCTTCAACCGTACTTAAACCGGGCGAAACTTATAAAACGAGTACAACTTATAAGTTCTCAAAATAAGTTAATTGGTTAACCGTAAGTGTATGAAAGACCTCGCAGATTTTAGAAACCTGCGAGGTCTTTTTTTTACCTATTGGTCGGTGTGACACCGACCGAAGCACTTATCCTGTGAGTAGGGCTAATGTACATCATGTTATATAATGGTATTCAGATAGCTAATATAGGTAATAGAAGCTGGTTGGTGCGACACCAACCAGTAGATAAAGGTCCTTCGACAGGCTCAGGATGACAATTCTATATTAATAACACAACCTCTTTTTTGATTTTTAAGCACACCAGCTTAACTTATAATTACAATAACCTTTCAGGGAATTGCGAAATTTTTTCGATGGTGAGCTGTTGCATAATCTGATATAAATGCGCTTTAAACATATTAATGGTATGATCTCCGCCTTCATTACCCAATGCACCAACGCCATACATAAACGGGCGGCCCATAAAGTTGAATTCAGAGCCTACCGCATGTGCCCTGGCTAAATCAACGCCCGAACGGATCCCTCCATCTAACATGATTTTAAGTTTAGATTTATAGGCTTCATTTCCGGCAAGTTTAATTAAAGAGTTGATCGATGATTCACCCGCATCGATTTGTCGTCCGCCATGATTCGAAACAATAACCCCATCAACACCGATCTTTATAGCTGCCTGCATATCTTCATCTGTAGCAATGCCCTTTAATACCAATGGTCCTTTCCAGATTTCGCGGATGGCTGAAACCTTTTCTATGTCAACTTTCCCTGTAAACGTTCTATTCATAAACTGCCCCAGCTGCGACATATCCATTCCTTTTTCCATATATGGCTTTAACGTAGCAAAAGAAGGGATGCCATGCTGAAGTGTTTTAATGCCCCATAATGGCCTTGCAAACGCCTGTAAAATATTGTTTACCGACATTTTGGGTGGTATAGAAAGGCCACTTTTAATTTCTTTATATCTTAACCCGAAGGCAGGAACATCTACCAGCACAACCAAAACCGGGCACTCAACCGCTTTTAATCGCGATAAAATATCATCCCTCAGTTTATTTTCAGTAGGGTGATAAAGCTGAAACCAGGCTTTTCCTTCAGAAACTTCTGCAATGCGCTCGATACTGCTGGTAGATACCGTACTCAGCGTATAGGGAATATCGTGTTTGGCTGCAGCCCTGGCCAGAATCTCAGGTGCATTGGGCCACATTAAACCCTGTAAACCAATAGGGGATACGCCAAAAGGCGCACTGTATTTACGGCCAAAAAGCTCAACCGACATATCAATATCTCCACCTACACGTAAATAATTTGGTTTTAAGTATATATCATCGAAATCTGTTTCGTTACGGGCAAGGTTAAGCCCTTCGTTACAGCCACCTTCTAAATAATCGAATGCAAATTTCGGTATCCTGTTTTTTGCTTTACGTCTAAGGTCAGCTACTGAAGGATATTGAGGGTGATAAGGAAACGTAATTTTTTTGCTCATTATTTAATTATTGTCTTAGCTGAAGGCATGTTAAAAATCGAAAACTAACACAATATGTTGTAATCTCCGTCCTGCACTATCGGCTATATTTCATTTTTTGGAGAATTTAGGCACCAGGTATTAGCTCTGGTAGCGTAAAAAGCAATCTTTAAAGGCTGTAAAATCTATTCGCATTATCAGAAAAGATCATTTTTCTTTCTGCAACCGTAAACCGTTCTGTATACTTATTTACCAAATTAAACCAATCCTGGTAAGGCCTGCTGATTAACATCACCGGCCAATCGCTACCATACATTACCCGTTCAGGGCCAAACTGTTCAAATATGACATCGAAGCAGTTAAACAACTCTTTTTCGGTCCAGTTTTTCCAGTCAGCCTCGGCTAACAGGCCCGATACTTTACACAATACATTTGGGTTGGCAGCCAAAGTTTTAATATTTTCTGCCCACACTTTCAAATCCTGACTTTTTACATCCGGCTTGCCGCAATGATCCAATACAAATGGCTGATCGGGAATTTGATCAACCATTTGTATAATGGCTTCCAACTGATTGTGGTAACACAACAAATCGTAAGTATAATTGTACTTTTTTAACCGCTTAATACCTGTAATAAAAGCCGGATTAAGGATAAAATCGCGGTTCTCGGCCTGCAGGACATGTCGCCAGCCTTTAATGGTTTTATGATTTTGCCAAAAGCTTAAACGTTCATCCAGATTGGGGTTAAGCAAATCAACCCAACCCACAATACCTTTTATAATTTCGCTCTGCGCTGCCAATTTCAAGAGAAAATGGTTTTCCTCTTCAGACTGACTGGCCTGCACAGCAATACATCCGGTAATATGCAGGTTGTTGTAAGGCTCCACCAGGTTTTCAGGAGAAAAATCTTTTCGGATGATTTGCATATCGTCGTTAATCCAGTTATCTCTAACCGGGTCAAAATTCCAAAAATGTACATGGGTATCAATCATATTAAAAAAAGCACTAAAGTTTAAATATCTGGTCCATTAAGATCCATTTTTCGCCCGGTTTGGCTCCAGGCAAAGCCTGTTGGAATTTCCACATGAGGGTTTCCCATTCCTGCACTTTAGGATTGGCTAAATCAGCAGCGCTTTTCGCTTCAAAAGAAAAGCTTTCATTCACTTCCATAATCATAAACAGCCTGTTACCAGTGTGGTATATATCCAGATTTTCGATGCCAGATGAGCTGATGCTTTCTTTAATTTCAGGCCAAACTGATTGATGGTATTGCTTATATTCTTCAATAAGCTTTGCATCATCAACCAGATCGAGTGCCAGGCAATATCTTTTCATATTAATTTTCGCTGTAAGCTTTAACAGTTTGCTTGCTGGTACCTAAACCATCAATACCCAATTCCACTACATCGCCAGGTTTTAAATACCAGGGCTCAGGTTTTTGGCCTAAACCAACACCCGCAGGCGTACCCGTTGTAATTACATCGCCCGGTAAAAGGGTCATAAACTGACTGATGTATGAAATCATAAATGGGACATTAAAAATCAGGTTTGAAGTGTTACCATCCTGCAATGTTTTACCGTTAACAGTTAACCAAAGGCGTAAGTTATGCACGTCGGCAATTTCATCCTGTGTAGCAATAAATGGCCCGATCGGCGCAAAAGTATCGCAGCTTTTTCCTTTTACCCATTGGCCGTTTCTTTCAATCTGAAACTCACGTTCGCTATAATCGTTGTGCAATACATAACCTGCAATATGATCCAAAGCATTTTCTTCGGAAACATAACTCGCTTTTTTACCCACAACAATGCCCAATTCTACCTCCCAGTCGGTTTTTTTACTGTTTTTAGGAATAATTAAGTCATCATTTGGGCCAACTATGGCAGAAGTAGCTTTAAAGAATAAAATCGGCTCTGAGGGGATTGGCGCATTGGTTTCTGCAGCATGGTCTTTGTAATTTAGGCCTACACAGATAATTTTAGAAGGGCGTGCCAAAGCCGGACCAAGGCGTACACCTTTATCAACCTGAGGCAAATCAGCAGATTCGATGTCTTTTTTAAGTTTTTCTAAGCCATCGCCACTAAAAAATGCTTCGTTATAATCGCTAACCAATGCAGATACATCAAAATAATTATCGCCGATAATTACACCAGGTTTTTCTGCTCCTGCTTCGCCAAATCTTATTAATTTCATTATAAAACGCTTTATCGTATTTAAAAATATTTATTAATTGTTTAATGTTGTAAATCCGCCGTCAATTGGGTAGTCGCAACCGGTAATAAATGCGGCTTCGTCGCTACATAAATATAAGGCTAACGCACCAATTTCCTCAGGTTTAGCCATACGGCCGATAGGTTGTGTTTTAGATAACTTCTCAAACATTTCAGAAATGTTATCCGGGTAGTTTTTCTGTAAAAAGCCATCTACAAATGGTGTATGCACCCTTGCCGGTGAAATAGAATTACACCTGATATTTTCACCGATGTAATCTTTGGCCACGCTCATGGTCATGGCTTTTACAGCGCCTTTTGCTGTGCTGTAGGCAAAACGATCTGGTAAGCCAACTAATGCGGCAATAGAAGCCATATTGATGATTACACCACCACCCGCTAAACGGATTTGCGGAATAGCGGCATACAAGCAGTTGTAAACACCTTTAACATTTACACGCATTATCCGGTCGAAATCGCTTTCTTCGGTTGTATCGGCCTTGCCAATGTGTGCAATACCCGCATTATTTACTAAAATATTGATGCTTCCAATTTGCTCAAAAACGGCTTTAACCGCCTGGTGATCTGAAACATCGCAGGCATAACTGTAAGCTTCACCGCCATTTGTTTTAATTTCACCTAAGGTATCCTGGGCCTGTTCGGTTCCCAATTCGATGATATGAACCTCAGCACCCTGTTTGGCTAAAATAGTTGCAATAGCTCTTCCTATGCCGCTTCCCCCGCCTGTAACTACGGCTTTTTTGTTTTTTAGTGAAAACATGTATATGATTGGTTATAAATTATAATTGATTAGGATACAAATAAAATAAATATTCTTGATTAAAAATTTTATCTTCTTGCCTAAATATTAACAGATATTGTCATACGTCATTCTGGATATTCCAATAGCCTTACCTTGCATAAATTTTACAAAGCCAGTCAGTATTATTACTTATATTTGAATATTATATTTATATTTAAAAATAAATATCAACCAAATATTACATATAAACCTAGCAAATGGGTTTTGTTATTAGAGCCAATTTGAATGAGAAGTTTTCTGATTTTTATTTCCTGTTATTTTCTATCGATATCATTTTCTAATGCCAGTGTTCGGGCGCCGAAAACAATTGTAATTTCTACGGAAAATCATGTTCGCGTGCGTTTTGGCGCAGAAAAGCTATCAAAAGCTTTAGTGAAATTGAATTATTCAACCAAAATCGAACAAAAGGATAAACTTGCTGCAAATAACAATGTTATTGCAATTGGGGTGTTTTCAGATAAACTTTTTGTCAATAATCTTCCAGCAGAGATTAAAAATAAGATTTCAACGGCAAAAAAAGAAGGCTTTCATATCTATACAGGGAAAAACGGAATGCTTTATGTAATTGGGAATGATGCATCGGGTGCGCTGTACGGATGTATAGAACTGGCTGATCAGATCAATAGCACAGGTAAATTACCTACGAAGCTGGCATTTTCCGACCAGCCAGAAATGGTATTGAGAGGTACTTGTATCGGTCTACAGAAACCAGATTACCTGCCCGGACATGATGTTTATGAATATCCCTATACACCAGAAACTTTCCCATGGCTTTACGATAAAGCTTTGTGGATTAAGTATCTGGATATGATGGTCGAGAACCGCTATAATTCACTTTATTTATGGAATGGACATCCTTTTTCTTCGTTGCTGCGCTTAAAAGATTATCCCTATGCAGTAGAGGTTGATGATGCTACTTTAAAAAAGAATGAAGAAATCTTCCAGTTTTTAACTAAGGAGGCCGATAAACGAGGTATATGGGTGATTCAGATGTTTTACAATATTATTATTCCAAAACCCTTTGCCGATAAACATGGCTTAAAAACACAAGATCGAAACCGTCCGATTATTCCTTTAATTGCCGATTATACCCGTAAATCGATCGCCTCATTTGTCGAGAAATATCCGAATGTAGGCTTAATGGTGGCTTTAGGCGAAGCAATGGAAGGCGTGGGGCAGGATGATATAGATTGGTTTACCAAAACAATTATCCCAGGGGTTAAAGATGGATTAATAGCAGCTGGCATTAAGGAAGAACCTCCGATTGTACTTCGTGCACATGATACTGACGCACCAAGTGTGATGAAAGCTGCTTTACCTTTATATAAAAATTTATATACCGAAAATAAGTTTAATGGTGAGGCTTTAACTACTTACACACCGCGTGGAGCATGGGCTGATTTAAACAGGAAATTAGCTGCGATTGGCACTATCAACATTTCAAACGTCCATATTTTAGCTAATCTAGAGCCGTTTCGTTATGGTTCGGCAGACTTTATTCAGAAATCAGTTCAGGCAATGAACAAGATTTATGGTGCAAAAGGTTTGCATTTGTATCCTCAAGCCAGTTATTGGGACTGGCCATATGCTGCAGATGATGTAAAAGGAAGGTTATTGGAAGTAGACCGCGATTGGATCTGGTACAAGGAATGGGCAAGATATTCGTGGAATTCGCAAAGAGAACGTAGTGAAGAAATTAACTATTGGGCAAATGAGCTGGCTAATAAATATGGTGTTAATTTAACTGGGGTAAAGCTATTCTGAATGCCTATGAAGAATCGGGTGAAATATCACCCAAACTTTTGCGTAGGTACGGCATTACCGATGGCAACCGACAAACGTTAACCCTAGGTATGTTGATGACTCAGCTCATTAATCCGTTCCGTTACGGGTTGTTTACCTTAATGTACGAATCGGAAGCCCCAGAAGGCGAAATGATTATCGAATACGCCGAAAGAGAGTGGAAGAAACAAGGCCATATTGGAGAAACGCCAGTTCAGGTGGCACGCGAAGTGGTTGAACATGGCAAAAAAGCCATTCAATCTATTAATGAGGCCGCACCCAGCATAACAAAAGATACTGCAGAGTTTAAGCGACTTAGAAATGATATCTACTGTTATGATGAAATGGCTAATTTTTATGCAGAAAAAGTTAGGGCAGCCTTATGGATACTGCGGTATAAAAATTCGAACCAGGTATCCGATTTAGAACAGGCATTGCCTTTTCTTCAAAAAAGCGTAGATCATTATGCTAAACTGGTTAAATTAACTGAACACAGTTACCTGTACGCCAATAGCATGCAAACCAAACAACGGAAAATCCCGATGCGTGGTGTAGATAAAACTTTTATCCATTGGAAAGAGATGTTACCGGTTTTTAATAAAGAACTTGATCATTTTAAACATAGCA
The nucleotide sequence above comes from Pedobacter riviphilus. Encoded proteins:
- a CDS encoding alpha-hydroxy acid oxidase, whose protein sequence is MSKKITFPYHPQYPSVADLRRKAKNRIPKFAFDYLEGGCNEGLNLARNETDFDDIYLKPNYLRVGGDIDMSVELFGRKYSAPFGVSPIGLQGLMWPNAPEILARAAAKHDIPYTLSTVSTSSIERIAEVSEGKAWFQLYHPTENKLRDDILSRLKAVECPVLVVLVDVPAFGLRYKEIKSGLSIPPKMSVNNILQAFARPLWGIKTLQHGIPSFATLKPYMEKGMDMSQLGQFMNRTFTGKVDIEKVSAIREIWKGPLVLKGIATDEDMQAAIKIGVDGVIVSNHGGRQIDAGESSINSLIKLAGNEAYKSKLKIMLDGGIRSGVDLARAHAVGSEFNFMGRPFMYGVGALGNEGGDHTINMFKAHLYQIMQQLTIEKISQFPERLL
- a CDS encoding amidohydrolase family protein — its product is MIDTHVHFWNFDPVRDNWINDDMQIIRKDFSPENLVEPYNNLHITGCIAVQASQSEEENHFLLKLAAQSEIIKGIVGWVDLLNPNLDERLSFWQNHKTIKGWRHVLQAENRDFILNPAFITGIKRLKKYNYTYDLLCYHNQLEAIIQMVDQIPDQPFVLDHCGKPDVKSQDLKVWAENIKTLAANPNVLCKVSGLLAEADWKNWTEKELFNCFDVIFEQFGPERVMYGSDWPVMLISRPYQDWFNLVNKYTERFTVAERKMIFSDNANRFYSL
- a CDS encoding L-rhamnose mutarotase; this encodes MKRYCLALDLVDDAKLIEEYKQYHQSVWPEIKESISSSGIENLDIYHTGNRLFMIMEVNESFSFEAKSAADLANPKVQEWETLMWKFQQALPGAKPGEKWILMDQIFKL
- a CDS encoding fumarylacetoacetate hydrolase family protein, which encodes MKLIRFGEAGAEKPGVIIGDNYFDVSALVSDYNEAFFSGDGLEKLKKDIESADLPQVDKGVRLGPALARPSKIICVGLNYKDHAAETNAPIPSEPILFFKATSAIVGPNDDLIIPKNSKKTDWEVELGIVVGKKASYVSEENALDHIAGYVLHNDYSEREFQIERNGQWVKGKSCDTFAPIGPFIATQDEIADVHNLRLWLTVNGKTLQDGNTSNLIFNVPFMISYISQFMTLLPGDVITTGTPAGVGLGQKPEPWYLKPGDVVELGIDGLGTSKQTVKAYSEN
- a CDS encoding SDR family NAD(P)-dependent oxidoreductase, whose translation is MFSLKNKKAVVTGGGSGIGRAIATILAKQGAEVHIIELGTEQAQDTLGEIKTNGGEAYSYACDVSDHQAVKAVFEQIGSINILVNNAGIAHIGKADTTEESDFDRIMRVNVKGVYNCLYAAIPQIRLAGGGVIINMASIAALVGLPDRFAYSTAKGAVKAMTMSVAKDYIGENIRCNSISPARVHTPFVDGFLQKNYPDNISEMFEKLSKTQPIGRMAKPEEIGALALYLCSDEAAFITGCDYPIDGGFTTLNN